The following coding sequences lie in one Acaryochloris thomasi RCC1774 genomic window:
- a CDS encoding F0F1 ATP synthase subunit gamma, whose translation MKTAEALKRQIASTQELQTVAKTMKALAAVNIRQYEQAAIALKQYSHTLRMGRQIFLINYPEALAELRPSVHRRLGAVIFGSDQGMCGRFNEQLAQYVIHELNRISSQMKEPLLLGMGSRVCDRIQEQGFPIERCLSVPASVEGITAKIQTIVLQLEQWRTAQQVDQIWVFHNRAAKGATSTPRQRQIFPLSIRGSQRPWSSRCRPMVSQSREQLFSALFRQHFFVTLYRACAESLASENASRLTSMQLAQNNITEHLTELQAIFQQQRQTKITEELLDIVSGFEALNRPH comes from the coding sequence ATGAAAACCGCCGAAGCCCTGAAGCGTCAAATCGCCAGCACCCAAGAGTTGCAAACTGTTGCTAAGACCATGAAAGCGCTTGCTGCTGTCAATATTCGCCAGTATGAACAGGCAGCTATCGCCCTGAAGCAATATAGCCATACGCTCAGAATGGGACGGCAGATTTTTCTGATTAACTACCCTGAAGCCTTAGCTGAGTTACGGCCATCGGTTCACCGTCGTCTAGGGGCGGTCATTTTTGGCTCAGATCAGGGGATGTGTGGTCGCTTCAATGAACAGTTAGCTCAATATGTCATTCATGAGTTGAATCGAATTTCTTCACAGATGAAGGAGCCGCTTTTGTTGGGGATGGGATCACGGGTTTGCGATCGCATCCAAGAACAAGGCTTCCCTATCGAACGATGTCTATCTGTCCCCGCTTCCGTAGAGGGGATTACGGCTAAGATACAAACCATTGTTCTGCAGCTCGAACAGTGGCGAACCGCACAACAGGTAGATCAAATTTGGGTGTTCCATAACCGAGCCGCGAAAGGCGCAACCTCTACCCCTCGCCAACGGCAGATTTTTCCACTCTCGATTCGAGGATCGCAGCGTCCCTGGTCCTCTCGCTGTCGTCCAATGGTGTCTCAAAGTCGAGAGCAGCTTTTCTCGGCGTTATTTCGGCAGCACTTCTTTGTCACCCTTTACCGTGCCTGTGCTGAATCGCTTGCCAGCGAAAATGCTAGTCGCCTCACATCAATGCAGTTAGCTCAGAACAATATTACAGAGCATCTCACTGAGCTGCAGGCCATCTTTCAGCAACAACGTCAGACCAAGATTACTGAAGAATTGCTCGATATTGTGTCCGGTTTTGAAGCTCTGAACCGACCACATTAA
- a CDS encoding DUF3122 domain-containing protein, giving the protein MRNWTRTGAFWFLLTSALALLLVLSIGTLTPAVAAVTLTRESQGQMLYQSQQTLRDQQGYSWEVVVSKHTGFASPPTISLQLAGPTDRVSVDHEQPLTLIPSHGNTLEAVSVPESLYIDRPLAPNINQYDLKPIVSELNGPLELSIAAEWPSAISTEDEKTVKLTIPALVIQEWQTVATCADILCTGS; this is encoded by the coding sequence ATGAGAAATTGGACCCGCACAGGTGCTTTCTGGTTTTTGCTGACAAGTGCTTTAGCATTGCTGCTAGTCTTGAGCATAGGAACACTCACGCCTGCCGTTGCTGCCGTCACTCTGACCCGAGAAAGTCAAGGCCAGATGCTTTATCAGTCACAGCAAACACTGCGGGATCAGCAAGGGTATTCTTGGGAGGTCGTTGTCTCAAAACACACAGGTTTTGCCAGTCCACCTACAATATCTTTGCAGCTTGCAGGACCCACTGATAGAGTGAGTGTCGATCATGAACAACCACTCACCCTCATCCCGTCTCATGGAAACACTCTAGAGGCAGTCAGCGTTCCAGAATCACTGTACATAGATCGCCCTCTAGCCCCAAATATTAATCAGTATGACCTCAAGCCAATTGTGTCTGAGTTGAATGGGCCTCTAGAGCTTTCGATAGCTGCCGAATGGCCTTCGGCAATCTCAACTGAAGATGAGAAGACAGTCAAGCTGACGATTCCGGCTCTGGTCATTCAAGAATGGCAGACAGTGGCCACCTGTGCCGATATTCTTTGTACAGGAAGTTGA
- a CDS encoding DUF4278 domain-containing protein, whose amino-acid sequence MQLKYRGVTYDYTPPDVNYGKQKEAGKYRGVAFPRHILHEFPVTKPEADLTYRGVEYRTAGQKQPAAAGCKSATDEARWLMMNHHRAIKQRQQSMLGRLTADIHMVADPTQYWNHIQGKVHPSFRATYDRSAAAMS is encoded by the coding sequence ATGCAACTCAAATATCGAGGTGTCACCTACGACTACACACCTCCAGACGTCAACTATGGCAAGCAAAAGGAAGCAGGTAAATATCGAGGCGTAGCATTCCCACGCCATATCCTCCATGAGTTCCCAGTAACCAAACCTGAGGCTGACCTAACCTATCGGGGTGTTGAGTATCGCACGGCAGGTCAAAAGCAGCCCGCAGCGGCTGGATGTAAGTCCGCCACCGATGAAGCCCGCTGGTTGATGATGAACCATCATCGAGCCATTAAGCAGCGCCAGCAAAGCATGTTAGGTCGTTTGACGGCTGACATTCACATGGTGGCTGACCCCACCCAATACTGGAATCACATTCAAGGGAAAGTCCATCCCAGCTTTCGAGCCACCTACGATCGCAGCGCTGCAGCCATGAGCTAG